The nucleotide window gagagaactgttcatgcactccccccacccacaattcctgcaagcccgggactcaaactcacaacctttcgattgggagtccgactctctaaccattaggccacgactgaaATGTAAAATCACTTCTTCTAAGGGCAGATTTACTAATAGCTTGCTCCAGTAcatagtactgtcaggatttactaaagatgcAAAGTGAAGAATTGTAGCTGAAAAGGCGTGGACAGTTATTTTTGCGactgaccttattgaatatgtATTTGTAGGTGTAGGTTTGTAGGTTATGAGAAGAGACTATTTAAATGGATCACACAATACGATTTACTAACATTTGAGCTAGTATTTGCGCCATTATTTATTGGCCCAAAAAAAGCAGGCGGTAACTTGTGCTGCACTTGGCAGATTGAGCTGATCATTATGGAAATGATTTAgctgtgtctgtgttttttaatgtgtgcattaaatttattgTTAGTAAATCACATGCAGAATTTTCCCTCCCAAAGGTGCTTTTATGGAATTGCGTTCTAGCGCTAATTTGCGCTGTTTATTAAATCTGGCTTTAAAAAATCTTCCaactttaaaaattattatttttaaccaaaATTCCAAAAGTGATGTTACttaaatttttacaatttttggAATCTTAAATCGGTTTAAATTTTACTTCATTGCTTATGAATTAGAATTACAGTTCTGCACTCTTTCACGTTACTTCGAATCAAATGAAAACCAGGAATTGTAAATGTCCTGACTCACCCTCGTACAGCGTGGATCAGGCGGAGTGAAGGATATGCCGTGCGCACTTTGAGTTTGTGTTTAAGAATGAGCTGGTTCACGATCTCCACGTGCCTCTCTCCACCCTTCACCATGAAGGCTGGGATCCAGAGCACGCTGTTGTTCAGCTGCTGTAGACGCCGAATGAATCGCTCCTGCTGTCGTTCGTCCCGCAGAGCCCCGTACACCCGTGGGATCACGGAGGGGTTCATAGTGGTGAAGTCTGATCTCAAACCCACATCATCTGCAAACTCCACCAGAGGAGCGAGGTTACATCTGCTCGGGGATCAAAGAACAGGCAATGGTCAGAGACGGGGGGCTTCAAGAATACATGGAAAATAAGACAAATAAATGAGAGTTTAAAGAACAAACTAAAAACACTGATGTTTTAATACTGCTCTTTAATAATTTGGACTGAGAATACTGAGCACcacataaccaaaaaaaaaaaaaatcacattcaatCATGTGAAACAAACCTGAGTATTTAATACCGCATATCTGATTTTAATACAAGTGCAGGTGCAGATGAGATTCAAAGTAgagattatcagtgaataattaCTTACAATTCAGGTGTGTTCTTCATATAAAGCAATAGTTTGGCTTCAAAAGTCCCTCGTACACTGAGTCAgaaatatgcatgtgtttttacattttcttttcatattcGTCTTCTTTTTCTCTCAAAATGCATGCTACGTATGTGGAAAAACGCCAATCAGatccattttttaatttttatttatttataaatattttaggaTGTAGTGTATAAACGTGATTGACACAACATgaggtcatatttattttttaacatgcgGAAATTTAGGAGAAATATTTTGGACTCAGTCTACAAGAGTGTACAAgttataaatgctattttttaaattgattccttcatttaatttgatttatttttttatttttttgtcatatataCCATCTAACATCTTCAGTTCCAAGTTCCATTTCAGTTCCagtttcatttttgtattcaaGTATTCATTATTGttcaagtatttattattattgttaatggaattattattgttaattaaaactaaaccatacaaaatgtaattacttaacattaaacaaaaagtaactgaaaaaaaaaaaaaaaaaaaaaaaaaaaaatatatatatatatatatatatatatacatataattttatttcagttttatttcaggcAACAATTtttctcaatttaatttttatttatttagtactaaaataactaatgcACAGCAAAGTTACTACTTTGAAAAcaggaaatattaaaatgaaatccaaatatatatatatatatatatatatatatatatatatatatatatatatatatatatatatatatatatatatatatatatatatatatatatatagctgaaaAAGGCTTAAACTTTAGTATAGGGAacttttctcactattaactagttgcttattagcatgcctattattaacatattggctgttcattagttcttataaagcacatattctgcatgagcatacATCCCCAATCCTGTCAAGCCCTGGATGTTCTGTGTTcctgttttattctgttttcctTCCCCTTGTGCTCTGTGTCATAGTTTTACCTCATGTTTGATTGTCATTCCATTCACCTGTGTTCCCTTAATTATCCTCATCAGTTCCTCGTTTCGCTACTGTTCAATGTCATCAATGTTATAGAGATTGTGTTTTCCCAGTTCTCAGAGTTTCACTTAACAATAAATGTGGTTTCCTTATCCTGCTCCTGCATCGTGCTCTTCACAGCAACTCCTGGCAAGTCCTACCCAATCCCTGAAcataactaccttactaactattaataaacaggtTATTAGTTTGtcgaggcaaaagtcatagttaatggtttgtaaaTGCAAGAATTTGACCTTCATTTTGGGGTGATAACAGTGCAAATAATTCAGTACTACAGAATGTACAAGTCATGTGAAGCTCTAAATTACTTTGAGCTTTTGTTCCTGGTTCAAATTTCCAAAAATGGGATCAAATAGTATTCGAGTCAAGTTACCAGCAGGAAAACACTTATTCAGTGAGAGGAAAAATTAGCGTTTAGACCTTGTTAGACTGCATGCCTTGCCATAAGACGGTAATGATTAGATCACTGTAAAGACGTAAATACATTACCGTATAACAAATCCATGGCTGTCTATCTCCTTCCCACATCCGCTCTTCAGGAGAACACCTGAGTTTCCCACCACAGCACAGGTCTTGAACGTCTTGTTCTTCAGTGGAGAGACTTCGGGAAGTAAACTGTGTAGAGTCTGAGAAATATTGAATGTCCTGCGCCGGTCCAGAACATAGTGGATGGTATCGCCCGGTTTGAAACTGCTCTTGATTACAGACACGTCTCTCTCTGCATCCAAGAAGCGAAGCACGTCCTTCCTTCCACAGGTTGAAGCAGATCAGGACAATAGATGACTCATTAGTTCATAACCATACCATCCAAACATGCTCTAGAAATGACCCTATGAAGTCATGCTCTGAGTGAGTCATAGCACTGAATATCTCTAACACTCTTCCCTCTCAAAACTGTGCTTTATGTGctgtatgcattttaaattcgtgCAGGTTACTCACCTTATAATGGTCCCAAGGGTGGCATTAATCTTCCATCCCACTCCCATATCACTCAGATCACTTAAACTAAAGCCGAACAGTTTATCGGAGCCGTTGACCATCAGTCTAGTAGAGCTGGGCTCAGACTTCCTGTTCCAATGGAAATGTGGCATAGTAACTATACACACTAGTGCTGATAATTCTGTTGGGTTTGATATTGTGTTCATGTAGTTacactcaaaaacaaaaacaaaggatcATATACACGGTACAGTACTGGTTTCCATCaaggtatctatctatctatctatctatctatagaaagaaagaaaaaaagaaagaaagaagttagTTTAAGACGTTGCCATCAGCCTCATCAAATAACAGAAATATCACTCAACCAAACCTCTATGCAGAGACCAGTGCATTTGACACATTACAAAGTACATTTTGTTCTTAttttggactcttattttgaagcAGTTGTGGACTCttaatttgtattttgtatgttgtatctgtcttttttttatttatttatgtatttgtttttgattGGTTTTCTTGTCATCTATTTTGCATATCATTGTTATTTAGTATCAGTGATATtgatattgttaatatttttaagtagAATTTGATCACACTTAATTTTAAggcccaattctcactattaactattaacaATTACTTTTGTCTCACTAAACTCCTAATTAGCTGCTTATTTATTGACAGTAAAGTATTAAGTATTgggtggattaagggatctaaaatatcagaaaatgtgctttataagtactaataaacaaccaatatgctaGTGATATGCATGTTAGTAAAAACcgatccttaaaataaagtgaccttttttttatattttcctgtttcaatttaagttttagttatttttggtACTTAACCTAAATTATAAATATTGCCTTGCAAATAgttgaaatgaaataataatttttacaattttatttcaattaatgtttacttcaagtaatgaaaatgtttctttattattggttttagtttaatttaaccTTAATAACCCTGTTGCACATCAGCTTCTTGTTCTCATTATCCAATATATTGTGTTTCAGGTGTCATTTGTCCAGTCTTGTTTggctttttgtgtgtttttgtaaaatgctGTGGTATATTCTCTGCAGTCCTGTGTTCCTGAGTTTTGTTttcatcaataaatacatttcttacaATCCTTCATCTACCATGCTATTACATTATTactcagcaaaaaataaataaataaataagtaaaacattttttactcagtatttttgtcttgttttccagtacaaatatatttacaaataagtacaaatacaaataatattcttAAACCAAGATACATTTGAAAATTAATGGGAAAAAACTTAATTGATTGATTGTTATTTTTCTTAccttgatagatttttttttaatttagattctTTTTGTAAACAAACTCATAAACTTAAGTTTGATACATATTTAGAGAATAACACTTACCGTAGTTTTGCttctaaatgcatcttgatttaatttgtacatatttgtaCTAAAAAAACAATCTTCTTGTTCTTGTTATCACTtattaacaaacttttttttttctttgagaggTGAGTTTTTAGATCTGCATGTTGAAAATGAGCAAACTGTTTCTGCAAGGCGTTAAAagatttata belongs to Carassius gibelio isolate Cgi1373 ecotype wild population from Czech Republic chromosome B10, carGib1.2-hapl.c, whole genome shotgun sequence and includes:
- the st8sia4 gene encoding CMP-N-acetylneuraminate-poly-alpha-2,8-sialyltransferase, which produces MRLTRKRWTICTISILLIVYKTREMGRNEAHQKTGLTGKSEPSSTRLMVNGSDKLFGFSLSDLSDMGVGWKINATLGTIIRKDVLRFLDAERDVSVIKSSFKPGDTIHYVLDRRRTFNISQTLHSLLPEVSPLKNKTFKTCAVVGNSGVLLKSGCGKEIDSHGFVIRCNLAPLVEFADDVGLRSDFTTMNPSVIPRVYGALRDERQQERFIRRLQQLNNSVLWIPAFMVKGGERHVEIVNQLILKHKLKVRTAYPSLRLIHAVRGYWLTNKINIKRPSTGLLMYTMATRFCDEIHLYGFWPFPRDGNGNPVKYHYYDGLRYRYFSNAGPHRMPLEFKTLKRLHSKGALKLTTSKCTYP